One segment of Porticoccus hydrocarbonoclasticus MCTG13d DNA contains the following:
- a CDS encoding SDR family NAD(P)-dependent oxidoreductase, whose amino-acid sequence MPLLQARHQVLVKLSQQLADDGFTVVFHSRSSVTKGEKLAGSFPGGGYIQADLSDQAQAKHLIAEVLSRYGRLDVLVNNAGINAMIPHGSLKDASPEIWRNLYEVNVIAPWTLISEAEQSLRQSSTPECPSSIVNISSHAGVRPKGASIPYAASKSALNHMTQLLALTLSPEIRVNAIAPGLVDTPMTESWTEAHKLWREKSPMKRGAKPSEIAHTASMVVARSYLTGEIILSDGGLNLT is encoded by the coding sequence TTGCCCTTATTACAGGCTCGACATCAGGTATTGGTAAAGCTATCGCAACAGCTAGCTGATGACGGATTTACTGTTGTGTTTCATTCAAGGTCTTCTGTTACAAAAGGCGAAAAGTTGGCGGGAAGTTTTCCAGGGGGAGGATATATCCAGGCCGATCTATCTGATCAAGCTCAGGCAAAACACTTGATAGCAGAAGTTTTGTCTCGGTATGGTCGGCTAGATGTGCTTGTTAATAATGCAGGGATCAATGCCATGATACCCCATGGCTCACTAAAAGATGCATCCCCGGAAATTTGGCGAAACCTCTACGAAGTAAATGTTATTGCCCCCTGGACTTTAATTTCTGAGGCAGAGCAATCACTCCGGCAGTCATCAACTCCAGAATGCCCAAGTAGCATTGTTAATATCAGCTCACACGCAGGTGTTCGCCCAAAGGGGGCTTCAATTCCTTATGCAGCGAGCAAATCCGCACTAAATCATATGACTCAGCTTTTAGCGCTAACTCTATCTCCTGAGATACGAGTTAATGCAATAGCTCCCGGCCTTGTAGATACACCCATGACTGAAAGCTGGACTGAGGCACACAAACTATGGAGAGAAAAGTCACCAATGAAGCGCGGTGCCAAACCAAGCGAGATCGCACATACGGCTTCAATGGTCGTTGCAAGAAGTTATTTGACGGGTGAAATAATACTTTCGGATGGTGGTCTCAATCTCACATGA
- a CDS encoding cytochrome b/b6 domain-containing protein — protein MKAKRVYDLPTRVFHWLFATLFVVAFTISNTVDDESLVFSYHMIAGLTLCFLVAWRLVWGIIGTTHARFSDFPLHPRKLAGYFKGLLSRDHKLWSGHNPASSWAAVAMMACTVGLGITGYLMASGLAGEDLEEVHELLANGFLVIVLLHLAGIVLHTSKHRDPIWKSMVNGEKQHVPDDSVPVQARRISGVFFLVLTIAFASYLLQNFNSDTRELNLLGSSLHLGEAEDEDEHESDDDHDHDDD, from the coding sequence ATGAAAGCTAAACGTGTTTATGATCTGCCCACCCGGGTGTTTCACTGGCTTTTTGCCACGCTCTTTGTGGTGGCCTTTACCATTAGTAATACCGTCGACGACGAGTCCCTCGTGTTTTCCTACCACATGATCGCGGGGCTGACCCTGTGCTTCCTGGTTGCCTGGCGACTGGTGTGGGGCATCATCGGCACCACCCACGCCCGCTTCTCGGACTTTCCCCTGCACCCCCGGAAACTCGCCGGTTACTTCAAAGGCCTGCTATCCAGAGATCACAAGCTCTGGAGTGGCCACAACCCCGCCTCCAGCTGGGCCGCCGTCGCCATGATGGCCTGCACCGTAGGTCTCGGCATCACCGGCTACCTGATGGCGTCCGGGCTGGCGGGAGAAGACCTGGAAGAAGTTCACGAACTGCTCGCCAACGGCTTTCTCGTGATTGTTCTGCTTCACCTGGCCGGAATAGTCCTCCATACTTCAAAACACCGTGACCCCATCTGGAAAAGCATGGTGAACGGCGAAAAACAGCATGTGCCAGACGACAGCGTGCCGGTTCAGGCCCGCCGCATCAGTGGGGTATTTTTTCTGGTCCTGACCATCGCATTTGCCAGTTACCTGCTACAGAATTTCAACAGTGATACCCGGGAGCTGAACCTGCTCGGTTCGTCACTGCACTTGGGGGAGGCGGAAGATGAAGACGAGCATGAATCCGACGATGATCATGACCATGACGACGACTAG
- a CDS encoding helix-turn-helix transcriptional regulator has protein sequence MTSRDRAILLITLLLITAIIAFDLVTDSGEGVALWHLLAEGAAGLLGLGGVFYVLQDMFRLKKHLHHEREISAGLKQESEEWRNRSKTYLDGLSEAIDQQLTAWHLTPAEREVAFLLLKGMSLKEIAEIRDTAEKTARVQSMSIYAKAGLSGRSELAAFFLEDLLPATGMSGNKDAEQSPSA, from the coding sequence ATGACCTCCCGGGACCGCGCCATACTGCTTATCACCCTGCTGCTGATCACGGCCATCATCGCCTTTGATCTGGTCACAGACTCCGGCGAGGGGGTCGCGCTCTGGCACCTCCTCGCGGAGGGCGCGGCAGGACTGCTGGGCCTGGGCGGTGTCTTTTACGTGCTGCAGGATATGTTCCGGCTGAAAAAGCACCTTCACCACGAGCGAGAAATTTCCGCCGGCCTGAAACAGGAATCGGAAGAATGGCGCAATCGCTCGAAAACCTATCTGGACGGACTCTCGGAGGCCATCGACCAGCAACTGACCGCCTGGCACCTCACACCGGCGGAAAGGGAGGTGGCATTTCTGCTGCTCAAGGGCATGAGCCTCAAGGAAATCGCAGAAATACGGGATACCGCGGAAAAGACCGCGCGGGTACAGTCCATGTCGATTTACGCCAAAGCCGGTCTGTCGGGTCGCTCGGAACTGGCGGCATTCTTTCTCGAAGACCTGCTGCCGGCCACGGGCATGAGCGGCAATAAAGACGCAGAGCAATCACCGTCTGCCTGA